GCCTATCTCAAGGGCGCCGATATCACGGGGGCACGACTGTCCGCCGCCACGCTGGACGGCGCCGACCTGACCGACTTGATCGGCTGGCGAGAGCTCAGGTCCATCAGCCATGCGAGCATCGAGGGCGTGCGCCACACGCCGTCGGGTTTTCAGGCGTTTGCGCTGGAGCAGGGTGCGGTGAACGCCGCCACCCTGGCCGAACCCGAGGACGAACTGGCCGGCTACTCCAAGCAGTTCCGGGCGATTTGATCAGCGCGGTACCGGCGGCGGCGACTGCCACAGCACCTGCGTGATCATCCAGACGCCATCGAACTTGGCCAGATGCAGATAGTCGATGCCCCACCACGCGGTGAGTTTCGCACTGGCCGTCTGGTCGGCCACGTCCAACAGCGTGACGAGCTTTGGTGACGTTGGCGGCGTGGGCTTCCCTCGCTTCTTCACCTGATTCGTGTACGACATGAATTCAGCCCATGGCATTCCCTCGCCTTCGTACGTGGTCTTTCCTTTCGGGATGAAATAGCCGTACTTGACTACCTCGGGGCGGACGCTGCGCACCAGCTTCGCCGTATCGCCCTCGTAGAAGCCTTCCACGTAGTTGAGGACCGCGCGTCGTACCGCGTCACGATCGGCGGCGCTCTGGGCCTGCAGCATGGGCGCCGGCGCCAGCATCAAGGACCCGATCATCGCGAGGAGCCATTGACGTTGCATATGTGCTCTGGTGTGTAGAGTGGAGTCAAACTGTGGCGAATGCAGGCGTGTGCAGGGTTAGTCTCGCGCCAACCACGCACCGTCGCAACATTACTGGGACAAATCGCGCCTCCGGCTGCCGTCAGGCTTCTCACCGTTCCCGCCACCCGTCCGATGCCCTCACGCCGTTGTCGCACTGCGGTCCTCACCGCGTGCGCGTTCTCAATTCCGTCGGCACTCGGCGGCCAGGCCACGTCCGCAGACTGGCCGGTGTTCGGCGGCAACACCGACAACACGCACTTCACCACGCTCGGTCAGATCACACCGGCCAACGTGTCGCGGCTCAAAGTGGCGTGGACGTACCAGACGGGCGATGAATTCAAGGGATCGGAGATGCAGGCCAATCCCATCGTGATTGACGGCGTGCTGTATGCCACGACGCCCAAGCTGCAGGTGTTTGCGTTGAATGCGGCGACGGGCAAGGAACTGTGGCGCTTCGATCCCAACAACGGCGCGGCGCCACTGTCGCGCATTCGGCATCGCGGGGTGGTGGTCACCGGCGATCGCGTGATCTTCAACTATCGCAATCGGCTGTACGCGCTCGATCGCGCCACTGGCAAGCCGATCATGTCGTTCGGCACCAACGGCTGGGTGGACTTGCGCGCCGGTCTTGGTCGACCGGTGGAAGGACTCTCGGTGAGTGCCAGTACACCGGGTGTGGTGTTCGAGGACCTGCTGATCATCGGCAGCTCGGTCCCCGAGCAGTTGCCCAGTGCCCCAGGGGACATTCGCGCCTTCGACATCAAGACGGGCGCGCTGCGCTGGAGCTTTCACACCATTCCGCATCCGGGTGAGTTTGGGTACGACACCTGGCCGGCCGAGGCGTGGACGATTGCCGGCGGTGCGAATGCGTGGGCTGGTGTCACCATCGATCCGAAGCGCGCGATGGTGTTCGCGGCCACGGGGTCGGCGTCGTACGACTTTTATGGTGCCAATCGGCTGGGCGACAATCTGTTCGCCAACAGCGTGCTGGCGCTGGATGCCCGCACCGGGCAGCGCATCTGGCACTATCAGGTGCTCAAACATGACTTGTGGGATCGCGACTTGCCCGCGGCACCGACGCTGGTGACGGTGACACGTGATGGGAAACCGGTAGATGCCGTCGCTCAGATCACGAAGACGGGACACGTGTGGTTGTTTGATCGCGACAAGGGGACGCCGATGTTCCCACTGGAGGAGCGGCGCATGCCCCACGTCGCACTGGATGGCGAGCAACCGGCGACCTCGCAGTTCTTTCCGACGTTGCCGGCGCCTTTCGCGCGGCAGCAGCTGACGAAGAACGATCTGACGACGCGCACGCCGGCCGCGCACGCGGCGGCACTCAAGACGTTCAATCAGTACCGCACCACCAATCCATTCGACGCGCCGAATACGAAGGGCACGATTGTCTACCCCGGCGTGGATGGCGGCGGCGAGTGGGGCGGGCCGGCGTTTGATCCAACCACCGGCCTGCTGTACGTGAACTCCAACGAAATGGCGTGGCTGCTCAAGCTGGTGCCGCGCAGCGACGAATCCCTGTACGCCGCCAACTGTGCCAGCTGCCACGGTGAGTCACGCAAAGGCACGGCGATCGGTCCGTCACTGGAGAACATCATTGCCAAACGCACGCGTGAACAGATTGTGCAAGTCGTGCGCGAGGGCACCGGGCGCATGCCCGCCTTTGGCGGCGCGATGGATGGCGGGGCGGTGAATGACCTGGTGAATTTCCTGATCACCGGCAAGG
This genomic interval from Gemmatimonadaceae bacterium contains the following:
- a CDS encoding nuclear transport factor 2 family protein yields the protein MIGSLMLAPAPMLQAQSAADRDAVRRAVLNYVEGFYEGDTAKLVRSVRPEVVKYGYFIPKGKTTYEGEGMPWAEFMSYTNQVKKRGKPTPPTSPKLVTLLDVADQTASAKLTAWWGIDYLHLAKFDGVWMITQVLWQSPPPVPR
- a CDS encoding PQQ-binding-like beta-propeller repeat protein produces the protein MPSRRCRTAVLTACAFSIPSALGGQATSADWPVFGGNTDNTHFTTLGQITPANVSRLKVAWTYQTGDEFKGSEMQANPIVIDGVLYATTPKLQVFALNAATGKELWRFDPNNGAAPLSRIRHRGVVVTGDRVIFNYRNRLYALDRATGKPIMSFGTNGWVDLRAGLGRPVEGLSVSASTPGVVFEDLLIIGSSVPEQLPSAPGDIRAFDIKTGALRWSFHTIPHPGEFGYDTWPAEAWTIAGGANAWAGVTIDPKRAMVFAATGSASYDFYGANRLGDNLFANSVLALDARTGQRIWHYQVLKHDLWDRDLPAAPTLVTVTRDGKPVDAVAQITKTGHVWLFDRDKGTPMFPLEERRMPHVALDGEQPATSQFFPTLPAPFARQQLTKNDLTTRTPAAHAAALKTFNQYRTTNPFDAPNTKGTIVYPGVDGGGEWGGPAFDPTTGLLYVNSNEMAWLLKLVPRSDESLYAANCASCHGESRKGTAIGPSLENIIAKRTREQIVQVVREGTGRMPAFGGAMDGGAVNDLVNFLITGKDATKATVGTNPYTLPYRTAYFDIFLDHQGYPGVKTPWGTLNAIDLNTGKTRWSIPFGEYPTLAAKGIRNTGTDSYGGAIVTENGLLLIAATTYDNKFRAFDKRTGRLLWQTTLPAAGNATPSTYMVDGKQYLVVACGGGKNGAKSGGTYVAFALP
- a CDS encoding pentapeptide repeat-containing protein, whose translation is AYLKGADITGARLSAATLDGADLTDLIGWRELRSISHASIEGVRHTPSGFQAFALEQGAVNAATLAEPEDELAGYSKQFRAI